In the Nerophis ophidion isolate RoL-2023_Sa linkage group LG01, RoL_Noph_v1.0, whole genome shotgun sequence genome, one interval contains:
- the cltcl1 gene encoding clathrin heavy chain 1 isoform X1, which yields MAQILPIRFQEHLQLQNLGVNPANIGFSYLTMESDKFICIREKVGEQNQVVIVDLSDPTNPIRRPISADSAIMNPTSKVIALKAAKTLQIFNIEMKSKMKAHTMTEEVMFWKWISVNTVALVTDTAVYHWSMEGDSQPSKVFDRHASLTGCQIINYRTDEQQKWLLLIGISAQQNRVVGAMQLYSVERKVSQPIEGHTAAFGEFKAEGNGKPSTLFCFAVRTQAGGKLHIIEVGQPPAGNQPFAKKAVDVFFPPEAQTDFPVAMQIGSKHGVIYLITKYGYIHLYDLESGVCIYMNRISAETIFVTSPHEANSGIIGVNKKGQVLSVCVEEENIVNYATNVLQNPDLALRMAVRSNLAGAEELFARKFNTLFAQGSYSDAAKVAASAPKGVLRTAETIRKFQSVPAQPGQASPLLQYFGILLDQGQLNKFESLELCRPVLQQGRKQLLEKWLKEDKLECSEELGDLVKACDPTLALSVYLRANVPNKVIQCFAETGQFQKIVLYAKKVGYTPDWVFLLRNVMRVNPDQGLQFAQMLVQDEEPLANINQIVDVFMEGNQIQLCTSFLLDALKNNHPAEGHLQTRLLEMNLIHAPQVADAILGNQMFTHYDHGHVAQLCEKAGLLQRALEHYTDLYDIKRAVVHTHLLNPEWLVNFFGSLSVDDSLECLRAMLSANIRQNLQLCVQVASKYHEQLGTQALVELFESFKSYEGLFYFLGSIVNFSQEPDVHFKYIQSACKTGQIKEVERICRESNCYDPERVKNFLKEAKLTDQLPLIIVCDRFDFVHDLVLYLYRNSLQKYIEIYVQKVNPSRLPVVIGGLLDVDCAEDVIKNLIMVVRGQFSTDELVGEVEKRNRLKLLLPWLESRIHEGCEEPATHNALAKIYIDSNNTPERFLKENPFYDSAVVGRYCEKRDPHLACVAYERGHCDMDLIKVCNENSLFKSEARYLVRRRDPELWANVLEENNPYKRQLIDQVVQTALSETQDPEEVSVTVKAFMTADLPNELIELLEKIVLDSSVFSEHRNLQNLLILTAIKADHTRVMEYVNRLDNYDAPDIANIAISNELFEEAFAIFKKFDVNTSAIQVLIEHISNLDRAYEFAERCNEAAVWSQLARAQLQRNLVKEAIDSYIKAVDPSAYMEVVNAASKNDNWEDLVRFLQMARKKARESYVETELLFALAKTNRLAELEEFVSGPNNAHIQQVGDRCYEERMYDAAKLLYNNVSNFARLASTLVRLGEYQAAVDSARKANSTRTWKEVCFACVDGEEFRLAQICGLHIVIHADELEDLISYYQDRGYFEELIGLLEAALGLERAHMGMFTELAILYSKFKPQKMREHLELFWSRVNIPKVLRAAEQSHLWAELVFLYDKYEEFDNAAITMMSHPTDAWKEGLFKDIIAKVANVELYYKSLSFYLDYKPLLLNDLLIILSPRLDHNRAVNFFTKVNQLKLVKPYLRSVQNHNNKSINEALNNLLTEEEDYQGLRASIDAYDNFDTICLAQRLEKHQLIEFRRIAGYLYKGNNRWRQSVELCKKDKLYKDAMLYAAESKDAELAETLLQWFLEEGKKECFAACLFASYDLLHPDVVLELAWKHNIVDFAMPYFIQVMREYLTKVDEFSPKVTVDKLEVAESERKTEEEVTDPQTIVFGQQLMLTNSPAPVTPQAPYTGYSYQANAAGYPAQPAYGFPM from the exons CTGCAGAACCTGGGTGTCAACCCAGCCAACATTGGGTTCAGCTATCTGACCATGGAGTCAGACAAGTTTATCTGCATAAGAGAGAAAGTGGGCGAGCAGAACCAGGTGGTGATTGTGGACCTGTCCGACCCAACCAACCCCATCAGGAGACCCATCTCTGCTGACAGCGCCATCATGAACCCCACCAGCAAGGTCATTGCCTTGAAAG CTGCTAAGACTCTGCAGATCTTTAACATAGAGATGAAGAGCAAGATGAAGGCTCACACAATGACTGAAGAGGTCATGTTCTGGAAGTGGATATCGGTAAATACCGTTGCCTTGGTGACGGACACGGCCGTCTATCATTGGAGCATGGAAGGGGATTCCCAACCAAGCAAAGTATTCGATCGGCACGCCAGTCTAACAGGATGTCAGATTATTAACTACAGAACTGACGAACAACAGAAGTGGCTGCTGTTGATAGGGATTTCTGCACAG CAAAATCGTGTGGTTGGGGCAATGCAACTCTATTCCGTGGAGAGAAAAGTGTCCCAGCCAATAGAAGGTCACACTGCTGCATTCGGGGAGTTTAAGGCAGAGGGGAACGGCAAACCGTCCACCCTCTTCTGCTTTGCTGTGCGCACACAAGCTGGAGGAAAG CTGCACATTATTGAAGTTGGTCAGCCACCTGCAGGAAACCAGCCATTCGCTAAGAAAGCAGTGGATGTGTTTTTCCCCCCCGAGGCCCAGACAGATTTTCCTGTAGCTATGCAG ATTGGAAGTAAACATGGTGTGATATATTTGATCACCAAGTACGGTTACATTCACCTGTACGACCTAGAGTCAGGAGTGTGCATCTACATGAATAGAATCAGCGCTGAAACCATTTTTGTCACATCGCCTCATGAAGCCAACTCAGGAATTATCGGCGTCAACAAGAAGGGACAA GTATTGTCAGTATGTGTCGAAGAAGAAAATATCGTCAACTACGCCACCAACGTCCTCCAGAATCCCGACCTGGCCTTACGAATGGCTGTGAGATCCAACCTTGCTGGAGCTGAGGAGCTTTTTGCCAGGAAGTTCAACACATTGTTTGCCCAGGGAAGTTATTCTGACGCTGCAAAGGTAGCTGCGTCTGCACCAAAG GGTGTTTTGCGGACAGCAGAGACCATTCGTAAATTCCAGAGTGTGCCAGCCCAGCCAGGTCAGGCTTCTCCACTGTTGCAGTACTTTGGTATATTGTTGGACCAAGGTCAGCTCAACAAATTTGAGTCGTTGGAGCTGTGCAGGCCTGTACTGCAGCAGGGCCGCAAGCAACTCCTGGAGAAGTGGTTGAAGGAGGACAAG CTGGAGTGCTCAGAGGAGTTAGGAGATCTAGTAAAAGCATGTGACCCAACACTTGCGCTTAGTGTGTACCTCAGAGCTAACGTCCCCAACAAAGTCATTCAGTGCTTTGCTGAGACAGGCCAATTCCAGAAGATAGTCCTGTATGCCAAAAAG GTTGGTTACACCCCTGATTGGGTGTTTTTGCTGAGGAATGTGATGCGCGTCAACCCGGACCAGGGACTGCAATTTGCCCAGATGCTGGTCCAGGACGAAGAACCGTTGGCCAACATCAACCAG ATTGTAGATGTTTTCATGGAAGGCAACCAGATCCAGCTATGCACATCTTTCCTGTTGGATGCTCTAAAGAACAACCACCCAGCTGAAGGCCACTTACAGACACGCCTGCTTGAGATGAATCTTATACATGCGCCGCAG GTAGCAGATGCTATCTTGGGGAACCAGATGTTCACACACTACGACCATGGCCACGTTGCTCAGCTGTGCGAAAAAGCTGGCCTTCTGCAGAGAGCTCTGGAACACTACACTGACCTTTATGATATCAAACGAGCTGTGGTGCACACGCATCTTCTCAACCCTGAG TGGCTGGTGAACTTCTTTGGCTCTCTGTCTGTGGACGACTCCTTGGAGTGTTTGAGAGCCATGCTATCGGCCAACATTCGGCAGAACCTGCAGCTTTGTGTGCAAGTGGCGTCCAAGTATCACGAGCAGCTGGGGACTCAGGCCCTTGTAGAGCTCTTTGAGTCCTTCAAGAGTTATGAGG GCTTGTTTTACTTCCTTGGCTCGATTGTGAATTTCAGCCAAGAACCCGACGTTCACTTCAAGTACATCCAGTCAGCCTGCAAGACAGGACAAATCAAAGAAGTGGAGAGAATCTGCAGAGAGAGCAACTGTTATGACCCAGAGAGGGTTAAGAATTTCCTCAAG GAAGCCAAGCTGACAGACCAGCTTCCTCTTATTATTGTTTGTGACCGCTTTGACTTTGTCCACGACTTGGTGCTCTACCTCTATCGCAACAGTCTGCAAAAATACATCGAAATCTACGTACAGAAA gtTAATCCCAGTCGTTTGCCAGTAGTTATAGGAGGCCTGCTGGATGTGGACTGTGCAGAGGATGTCATTAAGAACTTGATAATGGTGGTCAGAGGGCAGTTTTCCACTGATGAGCTTGTGGGGGAAGTGGAGAAGAGAAACAG GTTAAAACTTCTATTGCCATGGTTAGAGTCACGAATACATGAGGGCTGCGAGGAACCGGCCACCCACAATGCTCTGGCCAAGATTTACATCGACAGCAACAACACGCCTGAACGCTTTCTGAAAGAAAACCCGTTCTATGACAGCGCCGTGGTTGGACGCTACTGCGAAAAGAGGGACCCTCACCTGGCCTGTGTGGCTTATGAAAGAGGCCATTGTGACATGGACCTCATCAAG GTGTGCAACGAGAACTCGTTATTCAAGAGCGAGGCTCGTTATTTGGTACGGCGGAGAGACCCCGAACTTTGGGCCAATGTGTTAGAAGAAAACAACCCCTACAAGAGGCAACTCATTGATCAG GTGGTACAAACTGCTTTGTCAGAGACCCAAGACCCAGAGGAGGTATCGGTCACAGTCAAGGCATTCATGACTGCCGACCTGCCCAACGAGCTGATTGAACTGTTGGAGAAGATTGTGCTTGATAGCTCGGTTTTCAGTGAACATAG AAACCTTCAAAACCTTCTAATTTTGACTGCCATTAAGGCGGACCACACTCGCGTGATGGAGTACGTCAATAGACTTGACAACTATGATGCCCCCGACATTGCTAATATTGCTATTAGCAATGAACTCTTTGAGGAGGCATTTGCCATTTTCAAGAAGTTTGACGTGAACACGTCAGCCATACAG GTTTTAATAGAACACATAAGCAACCTGGATAGAGCCTATGAATTTGCGGAGCGCTGCAATGAGGCTGCAGTGTGGAGCCaattagctcgggcccagctgCAAAGAAATCTGGTTAAAGAGGCCATTGACTCATACATTAAAGCAGTGGACCCCTCAGCCTACATGGAGGTTGTTAATGCTGCCAGCAAGAACG ATAACTGGGAAGATTTGGTCAGATTCCTGCAGATGGCTCGTAAGAAAGCACGGGAATCCTACGTGGAGACAGAGCTGCTCTTTGCTTTGGCTAAAACAAATCGTCTGGCTGAGCTGGAAGAGTTTGTCAGCGGGCCCAACAATGCTCACATCCAGCAG GTTGGCGATAGATGTTACGAGGAGAGAATGTATGATGCCGCTAAGCTTTTGTACAACAACGTGTCAAACTTTGCTCGTCTGGCATCCACACTTGTGCGCCTGGGAGAGTACCAGGCTGCCGTGGACAGTGCCAGGAAAGCCAACAGCACACGCACATGGAAGGAG GTTTGTTTTGCTTGCGTGGACGGCGAGGAATTCCGGCTGGCGCAAATATGCGGCCTCCACATTGTGATCCACGCTGACGAACTGGAAGACCTGATCAGCTACTATCAAGACCGCGGCTACTTTGAGGAGCTCATCGGTCTGCTGGAGGCGGCGTTGGGCCTGGAGCGCGCTCACATGGGCATGTTCACTGAGCTCGCCATCCTCTACTCCAAATTCAAACCACAAAAAATGAGAGAGCACTTGGAGCTCTTTTGGTCCAGAGTCAACATTCCTAAG GTCCTACGTGCAGCTGAACAATCTCACTTATGGGCCGAGCTGGTTTTTCTTTACGACAAATATGAGGAGTTCGACAATGCCGCCATCACCATGATGTCTCATCCGACTGACGCGTGGAAAGAAGGCCTTTTCAAAGACATCATCGCAAAG GTGGCTAATGTCGAGCTATACTATAAATCACTTTCCTTCTACTTGGACTACAAACCTCTCCTGCTTAACGACCTGCTGATCATTCTGTCTCCACGGCTGGATCACAATCGAGCTGTCAACTTTTTCACCAAG GTGAACCAACTGAAGCTGGTCAAGCCTTACCTGAGATCTGTTCAGAATCACAACAACAAATCTATTAATGAAGCACTCAACAACCTGCTGACTGAGGAGGAAGACTACCAG GGTCTGAGAGCATCCATCGACGCTTATGACAACTTTGACACCATCTGCCTCGCCCAGAGGTTAGAAAAACACCAACTGATTGAGTTTCGACGCATTGCTGGTTATCTGTACAAGGGGAACAACCGCTGGAGACAGAGTGTGGAGCTTTGCAAGAAGGACAAACTCTACAAG GATGCAATGCTCTACGCTGCAGAGTCCAAGGATGCTGAGCTAGCAGAGACTTTGTTGCAGTGGTTCCTGGAGGAAGGCAAAAAGGAGTGCTTTGCCGCCTGCCTCTTCGCTTCCTACGACCTGCTTCACCCAGACGTGGTGCTGGAGCTTGCCTGGAAGCACAACATTGTGGACTTTGCCATGCCCTACTTCATCCAGGTCATGAGAGAGTACCTCACAAAG gttGATGAATTTTCGCCGAAGGTGACG GTGGACAAACTGGAAGTGGCTGAAAGTGAACGAAAGACTGAGGAGGAAGTGACAGACCCTCAGACCATCGTGTTTG GCCAGCAGCTGATGCTGACCAACTCTCCTGCTCCAGTGACCCCCCAAGCGCCGTACACAGGCTACAGTTACCAGGCCAACGCTGCGGGTTACCCTGCTCAACCTGCGTATGGCTTCCCCATGTAG